The DNA segment TTGCCATCCACAACAAGGGCAGGGGTAGTCATCACGCCGTATGCAGCAATTTGGGCGAAATCCGTTACATGGTCTATGGTTGTATCCATGTTCAGTTCTTCCAGTGCTGCTTTCGCAGCATCTTCCAGTGCGTGGCACTTGGCACAGCCAGACCCCAGCACTTTCACGCCGGCAGCCG comes from the Eubacteriaceae bacterium Marseille-Q4139 genome and includes:
- a CDS encoding TM0996/MTH895 family glutaredoxin-like protein, whose amino-acid sequence is MGLFNKKKAEKNCCCGSSCTPEKMEQAETVKTAAGVKVLGSGCAKCHALEDAAKAALEELNMDTTIDHVTDFAQIAAYGVMTTPALVVDGKVVSYGKVLKKDEAKALIQKVRG